GGCGTCGACGACCGCCAAGTCAAATGACGACGAATCGTAGGGCCACCGGCCCGCGGGTACGAGAGCCACTTCGACGAGCACGCCCTGCCTGGCCGCCGCCCGCTCGAGCGTCGTCTGCGCCACAACACTATCGACAACCGCGCAGGCGCGACCCGTCAGACCGACCTTGGACGAAACAAGAGCGAAAACGCGCGGGGCGCCGACGCCAACGTGGAGGCCGCGTTCGCCCATGCGAACGCCCGCCATGGCGACGGCCAGTTCGACCGGTCCACGCGAGCGCCGGAGGCTCAAGAACAGTGACATGGCTTGACCAGTATCTCACTTCCGGGCTGGACCCTGGACACCAGTCCTCCCCAGGTATCACCGCTGTCGTTCCGGGAGCACACCTTTTTCGGTGTGCCGTGGCAATGTGCGCAAGTTCGAGCAGAGATCAGCCGAAAAGATCAATGTTGGGCCTGGTGGCCCGACGGCAGGAACTTTGCGTTGGAGTACACAGCGTCATGATCGATGGATTCCTCGTTGCGGCCACCGTCTTTTCCCTCAGCATGGCCACCATCATGGCCGTGATCACCTGGCGGGTGATTCGGCTCGATCGACGGCAGACCGCCGCGCTGGTCGCGCGCCAACCTGAAGAGCCGACCGACTCGCGCAACCCTCCGGCGTGGCCGCCTGTTAGAGGCGACCTCAGGAATCGGTACCAGGGCATCCCCAGGCAAGCCCTGGCGAATTCCGAGGCAGATGCCGCCGAACCCCTGTGGGCCGATCTGGTGATCGAG
This window of the Acidobacteriota bacterium genome carries:
- a CDS encoding methyltransferase domain-containing protein, encoding MSLFLSLRRSRGPVELAVAMAGVRMGERGLHVGVGAPRVFALVSSKVGLTGRACAVVDSVVAQTTLERAAARQGVLVEVALVPAGRWPYDSSSFDLAVVDANALLSAPARDRQDRLASTVRVVRPGGRVLAIRRQPRGIAARLGFESTSGAPGVQALELVRALEETGCRPVRVLAEREGLTFIEGFRPNG